From a region of the Eublepharis macularius isolate TG4126 chromosome 7, MPM_Emac_v1.0, whole genome shotgun sequence genome:
- the LOC129333945 gene encoding myb/SANT-like DNA-binding domain-containing protein 7 has product MTELRPQVSRGVAWREGEILDLLSFWGEEKIQDALKKSHRNIDYFERIAVQMASRGHKRSATECRSKTKTMRLEYKKVVAHNGISGNAPITCPYYRELNSILRGDASVKPRRVARSLCVESVAQHVLPTVPCYDGSEELFSHDLITIDREQVRSSTPSPRDGGVGLAQAAPENDLDVTVDGLADCEAEEPCPDAQEEPQSDGDSSSLQQGGGKDSTSTSMAEASPGSRLERIKSRRRRNAGLFAVADKMISQSGEEHKAQIAEWRIDREESVRWHDEEKKIQNDFIEATRQESIYFRRAWDDNLQVMQSAVLTLQTLGEILVNQQRAKSPKAKALQDTATENIAPRLGVAKRACVGRARARLTL; this is encoded by the exons ATGACTGAGCTCCGGCCACAGGTTTCAAGAGGGGTggcatggagggagggggaaatcctggACCTTCTCTcgttctggggagaggagaaaatacaGGATGCACTGAAGAAAAGTCATAGAAATATAGACTACTTTGAGCGCATCGCCGTTCAGATGGCCTCCCGGGGACATAAGAGGTCGGCGACAGAATGCAGATCCAAGACGAAAACAATGAGGCTAGAATATAAGAAGGTGGTGGCACATAACGGTATCTCAGGAAATGCTCCCATAACCTGCCCATATTACAGGGAGCTGAACAGCATTCTGCGGGGGGATGCAAGCGTCAAACCGAGGCGTGTTGCAAGGAGCCTCTGTGTCGAGTCTGTGGCACAGCATGTTCTCCCCACGGTGCCCTGCTATGACGGGTCAGAGGAGCTTTTCTCGCACGATCTGATAACCATTGATCGTGAGCAGGTTAGaagttccaccccctcccccagag ATGGCGGTGTGGGGTTGGCACAGGCGGCACCAGAGAATGACCTAGATGTCACAGTGGATGGCCTTGCTGACTGTG AGGCGGAGGAACCGTGTCCTGATGCTCAGGAGGAACCACAGAGTGACGGCGACTCAAGCTCATTGCAGCAAGGTGGCGGAAAGG ATTCCACATCAACATCCATGGCTGAGGCTTCCCCAGGGTCACGCCTTGAACGTATAAAGAGCAGAAGACGGAGAAATGCGGGATTGTTTGCAGTCGCTGATAAGATGATCAGTCAGTCAGGGGAGGAGCATAAGGCCCAAATTGCTGAATGGCGCATTGACAGGGAGGAAAGCGTAAGGTGGCATGAtgaggaaaaaaaaattcaaaatgattTTATTGAGGCAACACGTCAGGAGAGCATATACTTTAGGCGGGCGTGGGATGATAACCTTCAGGTCATGCAGTCTGCTGTCCTGACACTGCAAACTCTTGGTGAAATTCTGGTCAATCAACAGAGGGCGAAATCTCCAAAGGCAAAGGCCTTGCAGGATACTGCCACAGAGAACATTGCACCGCGTTTGGGTGTAGCCAAACGTGCCTGTGTTGGCCGTGCCAGAGCTAGACTGACTCTCTAG